From Mytilus edulis chromosome 8, xbMytEdul2.2, whole genome shotgun sequence, one genomic window encodes:
- the LOC139485175 gene encoding uncharacterized protein has product MCTNECCMKAFDIITLLCSDNMEELGKYQIPSGYKRRQNIDRILFYYNFDPRVQRDYISFLQTEREFEVKYRNRYTEITEKYRGEEPKDKDWALSTPLYRAICDRKSSSSYEEAMKEYWLLCKLKEDYYDLEKFKGFYESPRILPPISRAETAPADSLSSSSTLISKPPCGTSLTGKLETDPPLFGAPHTVHVPKSPEPGNRRQNESTSTPRRILSEPNTKSRKSPRDYVVTEKPAFDINESTTPPKSNRSSQSEIQLRQVPDIFESRIFKSKPVMKVAPVYNSQDQKSLTAQNKHLRDLLQTHTDEIMSLRNLDRENQDILQNLKARLSSCTCDDNPGSVDYTMNTSSTEIAQRFINVYDNEYKLAVETLISRNQDRLTEDVALYSLMQIIKKCYKLVNSVAAEQVENITSLMTDQVIQPCVTQHSNVQRKVSANDIKSLHTDAERLARLFRKRHCTVTITNLLDKFNELLESLPDYKIHLKTPEVSTFTERCLETIWLMLNQEPPMSLEWPQQGETFDTTLYKYYNRKGFNVNFPVWPAVLMYNKGPVLCKGFAVPM; this is encoded by the exons ATGTGTACAAATGAATGTTGCATGAAAGCATTTGACATCATAACTCTCCTTTGTAGTGATAACATGGAAGAACTTGGAAAATATCAGATACCATCAGGATATAAAAGAAGACAAAATATTGACAGAATATTATTTTACTATAACTTCGATCCGAGAGTTCAGCGAGATTACATCAGCTTTCTACAGACTGAGAGGGAATTTGaagtaaaatacagaaacagG TATACAGAAATAACAGAGAAATATAGAGGAGAAGAACCGAAAGATAAAGACTGGGCATTGTCAACTCCTCTGTACCGGGCCATCTGTGACAGGAAGAGTTCCTCCAGCTATGAAGAAGCTATGAAAGAATATTGGTTgttatgtaaattaaaagaagATTATTATGATTTAGAAAAATTTAAAGGT TTTTACGAAAGTCCACGAATTTTACCTCCAATATCAAGGGCAGAGACAGCTCCTGCAGACAGTTTGTCATCCTCATCAACATTAATAAGTAAACCACCATGTGGTACATCATTAACAGGGAAACTGGAAACAGATCCTCCATTGTTTGGAGCACCACACACTGTTCATGTACCAAAGTCACCGGAGCCAGGCAATAGAAGACAGAATGAGTCCACAAGCACACCAAGACGGATTCTTTCTGAACCAAATACCAAATCAAGAAAATCACCACGGGATTATGTCGTAACTGAGAAGCCAGCATTTGATATAAATGAATCAACCACACCGCCAAAATCAAATCGAAGTAGTCAATCAGAAATTCAACTTCGACAGGTCCCGGATATATTTGAATCTCGAATCTTCAAAAGTAAACCAGTCATGAAAGTTGCTCCAGTTTATAACTCACAAGATCAGAAATCGTTAACAGCTCAAAATAAACATCTAAGGGATCTGCTACAGACTCATACAGACGAAATCATGTCCTTACGAAACCTTGATAGAGAAAACCAAGATATTCTTCAAAATTTAAAAGCTAG ACTAAGCAGTTGTACTTGCGATGATAATCCTGGATCTGTAGACTATACAATGAACACCAGTTCTACAGAAATTGCTCAAAGATTCATCAATGTATATGACAATGAATATAAACTAGCTGTCGAAACATTGATTAGTAGAAATCAAGACAGACTCACAGAAGATGTGGCTTTGTACAGTCTAATGCAAATAataaag AAATGCTATAAATTGGTGAATTCCGTAGCGGCTGAACAAGTAGAAAACATTACCAGCTTGATGACGGATCAGGTCATACAACCTTGTGTTACTCAACATTCTAAC gtacagcgaaAGGTTTCAGCAAACGACATAAAGAGCCTTCATACTGATGCAGAAAGACTGGCAAGATTATTTCGTAAACGGCATTGCACAGTCACCATTACTAATCTGTTGGAT AAATTCAATGAACTATTGGAAAGTTTGCCGGACTATAAAATACATCTAAAAACTCCAGAGGTATCAACGTTCACTGAGAGATGTCTAGAAACTATATGGTTAATGTTAAACCAAGAACCGCCTATGTCATTAGAATGGCCTCAGCAAGGAGAAACATTTGATACCACATTGTATAAATATTACAACAGGAAAGGATTTAATGTGAACTTTCCTGTCTGGCCAGCAGTGTTAATGTATAACAAAGGACCAGTACTGTGTAAAGGATTTGCTGTTCCCATGTAA
- the LOC139485174 gene encoding uncharacterized protein, whose amino-acid sequence MASIRIPHGCRSRPGIEQVLRYPVDTRMFENAVKEYYDLLRMDQELSVRDPTMYKYLVDRRSLRKDNDPTEDSTGYPDSKLYRLLNESYMKYRMQIQHRAIEECRFLHDVKDHYIKLTKGPQQKTKQDVFDSLSPRTRPEYFSPRNRDLERTPSTREVPNTPIRINGVIYYPQPMYQESNSKISSQNDLVSKLQTEVNDCNKVIDDLRDRLSKTASREIKDGGPSVLYTDNYTPTRISEEFNSIFIVEWSKALKSLTANKVESNEEEGISLLMNVVQNGYEFCRQYAVDQLQKLSFSIEKGLEDPFLTILDLRSVKYDQRKRIPDSLMRELKRMRKAEHTQTIVHATQKFKDGDLLRNPKYNYRHSPEIEAFVNSIVEVLWLMAIQDPPMTLGWPQPNDVLNEAIYMPYKKQGSIVKHAVWPAVYLHAKGPLIKKGYVQPV is encoded by the exons ATGGCGTCAATACGAATACCGCATGGTTGTAGATCTCGACCAGGTATAGAACAAGTTTTACGTTACCCAGTTGATACCAGGATGTTCGAAAATGCTGTTAAAGAGTATTACGATCTTCTGAGGATGGACCAAGAACTATCTGTTAGAGATCCAACAATG TATAAGTATCTGGTGGACAGACGAAGTCTCCGTAAAGATAATGATCCTACAGAAGACTCCACTGGTTACCCTGACAGTAAATTGTACAGGCTTTTGAATGAATCGTACATGAAGTATAGAATGCAGATACAACACAGAGCTATTGAAGAGTGTAGATTTTTACATGATGTGAAGGACCATTACATAAAATTGACG AAAGGAccgcaacaaaaaacaaaacaagacgTTTTCGATTCTTTAAGCCCTCGAACTAGACCGGAATATTTTAGTCCAAGAAATAGAGACCTAGAACGAACACCATCGACCAGAGAGGTGCCAAACACTCCAATACGAATCAACGGTGTAATATACTACCCTCAGCCAATGTACCAGGAATCCAACAGTAAGATATCGTCACAGAATGATCTTGTTAGTAAACTACAGACAGAAGTTAACGATTGTAACAAAGTTATAGATGACCTAAGAGACAG GCTGAGTAAAACTGCTAGTCGGGAAATAAAAGATGGTGGACCAAGTGTACTTTATACAGATAATTATACCCCAACCCGGATATCAGAAGAATTTAACTCTATATTCATCGTAGAATGGTCTAAAGCCCTTAAATCACTTACTGCTAACAAAGTGGAATCAAATGAAGAGGAGGGTATCTCACTACTCATGAACGTTGTACAG AATGGCTATGAATTTTGTCGCCAATATGCTGTTGATCAACTCCAGAAATTGTCTTTTAGTATAGAAAAAGGTTTAGAAGATCCATTTCTAACG ATCCTAGATTTACGAAGTGTTAAGTATGACCAGCGAAAGCGGATACCAGATTCGTTGATGAGAGAGTTAAAGCGGATGAGAAAGGCAGAACATACGCAAACAATTGTACATGCAACACAg AAATTCAAAGACGGAGACTTATTGCGTAATCCAAAGTATAACTATCGACATTCCCCAGAAATAGAAGCTTTTGTGAACTCAATAGTTGAAGTATTATGGTTAATGGCAATACAAGATCCGCCAATGACACTAGGATGGCCTCAGCCTAACGACGTATTAAATGAGGCAATATATATGCCTTATAAGAAACAAGGATCAATAGTGAAACATGCAGTGTGGCCTGCTGTGTACCTTCATGCGAAAGGACCGTTAATCAAAAAGGGATATGTTCAACCAGTTTAA
- the LOC139485177 gene encoding uncharacterized protein: MYSMALVPVRAKYINLSSDYSPRLNIETVVQDMQVFYPKHVLDAAKYEYIDLLKTENLLHTKYPEQFRSLVKNDDKVYVSEAQFPTLSVSKLYQVLKTAERHRRSAWRNAMLEFISLQRIQKLFVQLEGDNKHLKKNRQNPERVKIGLIGRLSPPTPPKSPNMIVTARSQKSPLYIRKDGFVSADEYDEMRLELTKRDNAIQELTSRVSALANQHIYDGFPTFKYANETVNSTNIAEKFALVFENEWKAAYEDLADRGYHDEEIVYKLMRVIRYAYPFCQQIAEDQIIELIHTMEHPNVRQKNIYSLDKGSLIHGYKSPLQLPSGVATRLAKEYRRASSTLSVPSVIQYFKESTASRLELNYKTLVSMNSYIDKCVELIWYMCVQDPSMILRWPDPDDAMDPTIFKYYKKKGTVVKHAVWPALYLHDAGLMLKRGCARPY, translated from the exons ATGTATTCAATGGCGCTGGTACCGGTGAGGGCCAAGTATATCAACTTGTCATCCGACTATTCACCGAGACTGAACATAGAAACTGTCGTACAGGATATGCAAGTGTTTTATCCTAAACACGTCTTGGATGCTGCTAAATACGAGTATATCGACCTCCTAAAGACGGAGAACCTCCTCCATACAAAGTACCCGGAACAG TTTCGGAGCCTGGTCAAGAATGATGACAAAGTTTATGTCAGTGAAGCACAGTTCCCCACTCTGTCTGTCAGCAAACTGTATCAAGTGTTGAAAACAGCCGAGAGACACCGAAGATCGGCTTGGAGAAACGCAATGCTGGAATTTATATCACTGCAACGTATACAAAAACTGTTTGTTCAACTTGAGGGGGACAAT aaacatttgaagaaaaaccGTCAAAATCCAGAAAGAGTGAAAATAGGTCTAATAGGGAGACTAAGTCCACCTACACCACCAAAGTCCCCAAACATGATAGTCACTGCAAGATCCCAGAAATCTCCATTATACATAAGAAAGGATGGGTTTGTTTCTGCCGATGAATATGATGAAATGAGGCTAGAACTGACTAAGCGGGATAATGCTATTCAAGAGTTAACAAGCAG GGTTAGCGCCTTAGCCAATCAGCACATCTATGATGGGTTCCCTACATTCAAGTACGCCAATGAAACCGTCAATTCTACTAACATAGCTGAAAAATTTGCTCTTGTGTTTGAAAACGAATGGAAGGCTGCATATGAGGATTTAGCAGACAGAGGCTACCACGATGAAGAAATTGTATATAAGTTGATGAGAGTTATAAGG tatgcATATCCTTTCTGTCAACAAATAGCAGAGGACCAAATAATAGAACTCATTCACACAATGGAACATCCAAACGTCCGACAGAAGAATATTTACTCTTTAGACAag GGATCATTGATACACGGATATAAATCACCACTTCAGTTACCGTCAGGTGTTGCTACTAGGTTAGCTAAGGAATACAGGAGAGCAAGTTCTACATTGTCTGTTCCTAGTGTTATACAG tATTTCAAGGAATCTACAGCTTCTAGATTAGAACTGAACTATAAAACATTGGTTTCTATGAACTCATATATAGACAAATGTGTTGAACTCATATGGTACATGTGTGTACAAGACCCATCGATGATTCTAAGATGGCCAGATCCTGACGATGCTATGGACCCAACAATTTTTAAATACTACAAGAAAAAAGGAACTGTTGTCAAACATGCTGTATGGCCAGCTTTATATTTACATGACGCTGGTTTGATGTTGAAACGAGGCTGCGCAAGACCTTACTAA